One segment of Ricinus communis isolate WT05 ecotype wild-type chromosome 8, ASM1957865v1, whole genome shotgun sequence DNA contains the following:
- the LOC112536432 gene encoding uncharacterized protein LOC112536432 yields MFCLYCSKLSMNKSTSLFLKVRYFSTENLDYKKSFAVSYLVNSCGFTSETAKTLSKWVHFDTPEKPNSVLMFFKDQGFNNSQISRIVKERPQVLLADPKSSLLPKLEFLRSMGASSSDLSIIVSKNAHLLCRSLERYLIPCCDILKSALVSDDEKVIKTLKRMSTFSMPKLLKYFTVNLSFLREIGVPLSAIPILVANYTMVMCRKVSKFTEGVEKLMKMGFDPSKQSFVWELPVFLLMSNKTWQHKVEVYRRWGISKDEFWSIFKKQPLCMNISEKNVMTKMHFFVCEMGWRPADIVRVPTVLCYNLEARIIPRCSVVRVLLLKGLIKDDIPVSSVLIASEKVFLKRFVMKHLEEVPQLLDLFQGKVSLAELGFGFDEKSGNLGHATYQS; encoded by the coding sequence atgttttgTTTGTACTGTTCAAAATTATCTATGAACAAGAGTACTTCTCTGTTTCTTAAAGTGAGATACTTTTCAACTGAAAATTTAGACTATAAGAAATCATTTGCAGTTTCATATCTCGTAAATTCATGTGGGTTCACTTCAGAAACTGCTAAAACTCTCTCTAAGTGGGTACATTTTGATACACCTGAAAAACCAAATTCCGTACTCATGTTTTTCAAGGACCAAGGATTCAACAATTCTCAAATCTCCAGAATTGTTAAAGAAAGGCCCCAGGTGCTTTTAGCCGATCCTAAGAGTTCACTTTTGCCAAAGCTTGAGTTTTTACGTTCAATGGGTGCTTCAAGTTCAGACCTTTCTATAATTGTTTCTAAGAATGCACATTTACTTTGTAGGAGCTTAGAGCGATATCTCATTCCATGTTGTGATATCTTGAAAAGTGCACTTGTTTCAGATGATGAGAAAGTAATTAAGACTTTGAAACGCATGTCAACATTTTCTATGCCTAAACTGCTGAAATATTTTACTGtcaatttatcatttttaagaGAAATTGGAGTTCCTCTATCTGCTATTCCTATCCTGGTAGCTAATTATACTATGGTTATGTGCCGAAAAGTAAGCAAGTTTACTGAAGGGGTTGAGAAGCTTATGAAAATGGGATTTGACCCTTCAAAGCAGTCATTTGTCTGGGAACTGCCTGTTTTTCTTCTAATGTCTAACAAAACATGGCAGCACAAAGTGGAGGTTTATAGGAGGTGGGGTATTTCTAAAGATGAGTTTTGGTCAATTTTCAAAAAGCAGCCCTTATGTATGAATATCTCGGAGAAGAATGTAATGACTAAAATGCATTTCTTTGTCTGCGAGATGGGTTGGCGTCCTGCTGATATTGTTAGAGTTCCAACTGTTCTTTGTTATAATTTGGAGGCAAGGATTATTCCTAGATGTTCAGTTGTAAGAGTTTTGCTGTTAAAAGGTTTGATTAAGGATGATATCCCTGTATCCTCTGTGTTGATAGCTTCTGAGAAGGTCTTCTTGAAAAGGTTTGTGATGAAGCATCTAGAAGAGGTGCCTCAATTGTTGGATCTCTTCCAGGGCAAAGTCAGTCTTGCAGAACTTGGCTTTGGCTTTGATGAGAAATCTGGGAATCTTGGTCATGCAACATATCAATCTTAA